The following DNA comes from Picosynechococcus sp. PCC 7003.
CGCTCAATCCACAATATGCCGTTTATTTTGGTGGGGGACATGTGGACAGAATTGGTTCAGTGGGCGGAACAAACCATGGTGCCCCAGATGGCCGATGCGGTGGATTTTGAAATTCCTGTGTGTGTTGGGTCGGTGGATGAGGCGATCGCCCGTTTAAAAATCTCCCATCAAGCCTGGACGGAATGCTCACCCTAGCTTTTTTCTGCTCGGTAAGTGTAGAACTGCTGAAAGATCCCTACTGTCTCAAAGGAGTACCGTGGAAATGGCTCCGGTAGAACAATATCCGTCTGGTAGATGCTAAAGAAAAAATAATTATTGACGCTGGTTTGCCGACTGACAATTTCGCCCAACTGGGCCTGGCTCGCATCAACGAGAGTTTTACAGTAGTTGCGCAACAGATCGCCCTGGAGATTGCCCAAACCGAGGGGCAGATCATCACCGGAATTTTGGCAAACATTATCCTTGAGATAGATGGCAATTTGTTCGCCAGCATAACTTTGGTATTGACTCAGGGGAGGATTGGTTAAGTAGGCGA
Coding sequences within:
- a CDS encoding DUF4359 domain-containing protein — encoded protein: MKLSQISGMVSGVGVVVLGAIAYLTNPPLSQYQSYAGEQIAIYLKDNVCQNSGDDLPLGLGNLQGDLLRNYCKTLVDASQAQLGEIVSRQTSVNNYFFFSIYQTDIVLPEPFPRYSFETVGIFQQFYTYRAEKS